One window of Streptomyces sp. SUK 48 genomic DNA carries:
- a CDS encoding cytochrome P450: protein MSIDPTALDPAPFRPAPVDLADPDLYTTDARFTMWGEYTRAEAKVWSDPGVSPSGFWSVFSHRDVAAVLSPKAPFTSEYGMMIGFDPEHPDSSGGRMLVVSEGGWHSTLKRLIGPFLSRLRAPELRSVLHREVRDIVDRLRSQDSTDIAQGIGPRLPAAIVCEVIGVPLSEREQLIELTNHAFGGEESSFDKMTPAEAHTEILFYFHELIEQRRRTPGSDLVSALLEDGRLSAEDVLINCDNVLIGGNETTRHSITGAFHAFQAFPDTLDALHADPELAGSAVEEVVRWTSPAAHVLRVATEDCEIGGQEILKGQSVVAWLSAANRDERHFPDPHRFVPDRTPNRHLGFGNGPHHCLGAALARLELAALLKELAAEARGVEPAGEVRWMRSNLVQGYSSLEVSMNWR, encoded by the coding sequence ATGAGCATTGATCCGACTGCCCTTGACCCGGCTCCCTTCCGTCCGGCCCCCGTTGATCTGGCCGATCCCGATCTCTACACCACCGATGCCCGCTTCACCATGTGGGGCGAGTACACCCGGGCGGAAGCGAAAGTCTGGAGCGATCCCGGCGTCTCCCCCTCCGGCTTCTGGTCGGTCTTCTCCCACCGCGACGTCGCCGCCGTCCTCTCCCCCAAGGCACCCTTCACCTCCGAGTACGGCATGATGATCGGCTTCGACCCCGAGCATCCCGACAGCTCGGGCGGCAGGATGCTGGTGGTGAGCGAAGGCGGCTGGCACTCCACGCTGAAGCGGCTCATCGGTCCGTTCCTCTCGCGGCTGCGCGCCCCCGAACTCCGGTCGGTGCTCCACCGGGAGGTCCGGGACATCGTCGACCGGCTGCGGTCGCAGGACTCCACCGACATCGCCCAGGGCATCGGCCCGCGGCTCCCCGCGGCGATCGTGTGCGAGGTCATCGGCGTGCCGCTCAGCGAGAGGGAGCAGCTGATCGAGCTGACCAACCACGCCTTCGGTGGCGAGGAGAGCAGTTTCGACAAGATGACCCCGGCCGAGGCGCACACGGAGATCCTCTTCTACTTTCACGAACTGATCGAACAGCGCCGCCGTACGCCCGGTTCCGACCTGGTGAGCGCGCTGCTGGAGGACGGGCGGCTGAGCGCCGAGGACGTGCTCATCAACTGCGACAACGTCCTGATAGGAGGCAACGAGACCACCCGGCACTCGATCACCGGCGCCTTCCATGCCTTCCAGGCGTTCCCGGACACCTTGGACGCGCTGCACGCCGACCCGGAACTCGCCGGTTCCGCCGTGGAGGAGGTGGTCCGCTGGACGTCCCCGGCGGCGCACGTCCTGCGAGTGGCGACCGAGGATTGCGAGATCGGTGGCCAGGAGATCCTCAAGGGGCAGTCGGTGGTGGCCTGGCTGTCCGCCGCCAACCGTGACGAGCGGCATTTCCCCGACCCGCATCGCTTCGTCCCTGACCGTACGCCCAACCGGCACCTGGGGTTCGGCAACGGTCCGCACCACTGCCTCGGCGCCGCTCTGGCCCGACTCGAACTCGCCGCTCTGCTGAAGGAGTTGGCCGCCGAGGCTCGGGGGGTGGAACCGGCCGGTGAGGTGCGCTGGATGCGCTCCAACCTCGTGCAGGGCTACAGCAGCCTTGAGGTTTCCATGAATTGGCGCTGA
- a CDS encoding condensation domain-containing protein codes for MQTGQLATAYEAPRDKTEETLAALWAKVLDVERVGVHDNFFELGGDSILSIQLISHARQAGLRLTSKQMFIHQTVAELASAIGNSDADAPAAREQAPEAAGKVELTPVQRWFFAEHTVDPDRYAMSVHVALAPDTDPAVLERALAAVVDHHDALRMRYADDGAGGWVQEYGERPEGLLRVRDLTAVADRERALDEAALEAQRALDLCAGTLVRGVFLRLPAGAPPRLFLAVHHLVMDGVSWRIVMDDLSIAYAQLAEGRPVDLGPRTSSYQQWAERLTTYVRSGALDHETAYWRKALSGAMDIPCDGPAAGTYGEVAVESSALDRSTTDALLQRAPAAFRTRINDVLLAALGRVLRDWTGGPVTIALEGHGREELFDDIDLSRTVGWFTTIYPVALDVPKGPWEAALKTVKKTLRKLPGRGLGYGALRYLSEAGGAAHTALAATSQPRISFNYLGQWDGAADNGGGLIRDRLDSLGADQAPDETRPHLIDVVAAVSRGELRVDWLYAPSAHTATTVRRLADDFATALRQIAAAAGN; via the coding sequence GTGCAGACGGGACAGCTCGCCACCGCCTACGAAGCACCCCGCGACAAGACGGAAGAAACCCTCGCGGCCCTCTGGGCCAAGGTCCTGGACGTCGAACGCGTCGGCGTCCACGACAACTTCTTCGAACTCGGCGGCGACTCCATCCTCTCCATCCAACTCATCTCCCACGCCCGTCAAGCGGGGCTGCGCCTGACCTCCAAGCAGATGTTCATCCACCAGACCGTCGCCGAACTGGCGTCCGCCATAGGGAACTCGGATGCCGACGCGCCGGCCGCCAGGGAGCAGGCGCCCGAGGCGGCGGGCAAGGTCGAACTGACACCCGTCCAGCGGTGGTTCTTCGCCGAGCACACCGTCGATCCGGACCGGTACGCGATGTCCGTGCACGTCGCCCTCGCCCCGGACACGGACCCCGCCGTGCTGGAACGTGCCCTCGCGGCGGTGGTCGACCACCACGACGCTCTGCGCATGCGGTACGCGGACGACGGCGCGGGCGGCTGGGTCCAGGAGTACGGCGAGCGCCCGGAGGGACTGCTCCGGGTCCGGGACCTGACGGCCGTGGCCGACCGGGAACGAGCTCTGGACGAGGCCGCGCTGGAGGCCCAGCGCGCGCTGGACCTGTGCGCGGGCACCCTGGTGCGGGGCGTCTTCCTGCGCCTGCCGGCGGGGGCGCCGCCCCGGCTGTTCCTGGCCGTGCACCACCTGGTGATGGACGGCGTGTCGTGGCGCATCGTCATGGACGACCTGTCCATCGCCTACGCGCAGCTCGCCGAGGGCCGGCCCGTGGACCTCGGCCCCCGGACCAGCAGCTACCAGCAATGGGCGGAGCGCCTGACCACGTACGTCCGTTCCGGCGCCCTCGACCACGAGACCGCGTACTGGCGCAAGGCCCTGTCCGGCGCCATGGACATCCCGTGCGACGGGCCGGCGGCCGGCACGTACGGCGAGGTCGCCGTGGAGTCGTCGGCACTGGACCGGTCCACGACGGACGCGCTGCTCCAGCGCGCGCCCGCCGCGTTCCGCACCCGGATCAACGACGTACTGCTGGCCGCGCTGGGCCGGGTCCTGCGGGACTGGACGGGCGGTCCGGTGACGATCGCCCTCGAAGGCCACGGGCGTGAGGAGCTGTTCGACGACATCGACCTGTCCCGGACGGTCGGCTGGTTCACCACGATCTATCCCGTCGCCCTCGACGTTCCGAAGGGCCCCTGGGAGGCGGCGCTGAAGACCGTCAAGAAGACCCTGCGCAAGCTGCCCGGCCGCGGGCTCGGCTACGGGGCCCTGCGCTACCTCTCCGAGGCGGGCGGCGCCGCGCACACCGCCCTCGCCGCCACCTCGCAGCCGCGGATCAGCTTCAACTACCTGGGCCAGTGGGACGGCGCGGCCGACAACGGCGGCGGCCTGATCCGGGACCGGCTGGACAGCCTCGGCGCCGACCAGGCACCCGACGAGACCCGTCCGCACCTGATCGACGTCGTCGCCGCCGTGAGCCGCGGCGAGCTGCGCGTCGACTGGCTGTACGCGCCGTCTGCCCACACCGCCACCACCGTTCGCCGGCTCGCGGACGACTTCGCCACCGCCCTGCGGCAGATCGCCGCCGCGGCCGGTAACTGA
- a CDS encoding TauD/TfdA family dioxygenase: MARYVLSDIEKNELAAVADEFLATHPVWTPLEWADDIRAEAERLPVGIRRFLVSSRTAEDAVILLGNLPVDEALVPTPPSWEVAEKEAAAIREELVLLLVGSVLGEPFGWVNQQDGRLVHDVCPSKGQENSLTSASSRQQLTLHTEDVFHSCRGDYVALMCLRNPEAVGTTVALVESVDFPEPTRRVLHQDRFRFFPDDSHQVVPQHSVENPAALTDRPHEVASVLFGPEEAPYLRIDADFTDAVPGDTEADTALREAAGLLAAAAERVVLSPGDAVFIDNHRAVHGRDTFTPRYDGTDRWLKRTSLVRDLRRTYVRTKSRSRLLG, from the coding sequence GTGGCTCGCTATGTGCTGAGTGACATCGAGAAAAACGAACTGGCCGCCGTGGCCGACGAGTTCCTCGCCACCCACCCCGTCTGGACACCGCTGGAGTGGGCGGACGACATCCGCGCCGAGGCGGAGCGGCTCCCGGTAGGAATACGCAGGTTCCTGGTGTCGTCCCGCACGGCCGAGGACGCCGTCATCCTGCTGGGGAACCTGCCCGTCGACGAGGCCCTCGTACCGACCCCGCCGAGCTGGGAGGTCGCGGAGAAGGAGGCCGCCGCGATCCGTGAGGAGCTGGTGCTGCTGCTCGTCGGCTCCGTGCTCGGTGAGCCGTTCGGCTGGGTCAACCAGCAGGACGGCCGCCTCGTACACGACGTCTGCCCGTCCAAGGGACAGGAGAACTCCCTGACCAGCGCGAGCAGCCGGCAGCAGCTCACGCTGCACACAGAGGACGTGTTCCACTCCTGCCGGGGTGACTACGTGGCCCTGATGTGCCTGCGCAATCCCGAGGCGGTGGGTACGACGGTGGCGCTGGTGGAGTCGGTGGATTTCCCGGAGCCGACGCGGCGGGTCCTGCACCAGGACCGCTTCCGGTTCTTCCCGGACGACTCCCACCAGGTGGTGCCGCAGCACAGCGTGGAGAACCCGGCGGCGCTCACGGACCGCCCGCACGAGGTGGCGTCCGTGCTGTTCGGCCCCGAGGAGGCGCCGTATCTGCGGATCGACGCGGACTTCACCGACGCGGTACCCGGTGACACCGAAGCGGATACCGCCCTGCGGGAGGCAGCCGGCCTGCTGGCCGCCGCCGCGGAGCGGGTCGTCCTGAGCCCCGGGGACGCCGTGTTCATCGACAACCACCGGGCCGTCCACGGGCGGGACACGTTCACGCCCCGCTACGACGGGACGGACCGCTGGCTCAAGCGCACCAGCCTGGTCCGCGATCTGCGGCGCACCTATGTGCGGACGAAGTCGCGTTCGCGGCTCCTCGGCTGA
- a CDS encoding MFS transporter, producing MPSEKTRRGGGFTLLWVGSALGEFAYSTSLIVLPLIVLALTGSPARAGIIGFVDAAAMLLAGLPAGAIADRYDRRTVMLWCQAALVAVFGALALLLWAGTVSLPALVALALVNGASTALTMAAGEAMIPSLVAEERLSDAVSMNAARTYAGQLAGTSAGGFLLALKNALPFVVGCLAHLAALAMLLFLKRQPPAAGVPADRPVLSGRGLLEGIRWITSHPFLRVGLLCATATNFFFGVIYFVVIASARTGGMATGLIGVMAALLGVGGLLGSLAAPLLQRFLTGARPIHVVLWAFVVLTVGIAVLPGAWTPGVLLGAIAFAAPTANACFTTYQLRLTPDSHRGRVVSVAAIASGGGGAIAPLAGGIVLDLAGRFAGLLGCAAVMAVIALLTSLSPALRDMPHPGAAVTARPDADAGNPCAGEDLDADVAATPPPVR from the coding sequence ATGCCGTCGGAGAAGACACGGCGGGGTGGCGGTTTCACGCTGCTGTGGGTGGGTTCGGCGCTCGGTGAGTTCGCGTACAGCACGTCGCTGATCGTGCTGCCGTTGATCGTGCTGGCGCTGACCGGTTCACCCGCGCGAGCGGGGATCATCGGCTTCGTCGACGCGGCGGCGATGCTCCTGGCGGGGCTGCCGGCCGGAGCCATCGCCGACCGGTACGACCGCAGGACGGTGATGTTGTGGTGCCAGGCCGCGCTGGTGGCGGTGTTCGGCGCGCTGGCCCTGCTGTTGTGGGCGGGCACGGTCTCGCTGCCCGCGCTGGTGGCGCTCGCCCTGGTCAACGGCGCGTCGACCGCCCTGACGATGGCGGCAGGGGAGGCGATGATCCCGAGCCTGGTGGCGGAGGAGAGGCTATCCGACGCGGTGTCCATGAACGCGGCGCGCACCTACGCGGGCCAACTGGCCGGGACGTCCGCCGGTGGGTTCCTGCTGGCGCTGAAGAACGCGTTGCCGTTCGTCGTCGGCTGTTTGGCGCATCTGGCGGCGCTGGCCATGCTGCTGTTCCTGAAGCGGCAACCGCCGGCCGCCGGCGTCCCGGCCGACCGGCCGGTGCTCAGTGGGCGGGGATTGCTGGAGGGGATCCGCTGGATCACCTCCCATCCGTTCCTGCGCGTGGGACTGCTGTGCGCGACGGCGACGAACTTCTTCTTCGGCGTCATCTACTTCGTCGTCATCGCCTCCGCGCGGACCGGCGGCATGGCCACCGGCCTCATCGGTGTCATGGCGGCGCTGCTGGGCGTCGGCGGCCTGCTGGGCTCCCTCGCCGCACCGCTGCTCCAGCGGTTCCTGACCGGCGCCCGGCCCATCCACGTCGTACTGTGGGCTTTTGTCGTGCTCACGGTGGGGATCGCGGTGCTGCCGGGCGCCTGGACGCCGGGGGTGCTGCTGGGCGCGATTGCCTTCGCGGCGCCGACGGCGAACGCCTGCTTCACCACCTACCAGCTGAGGCTCACCCCGGACAGCCACCGTGGGCGGGTGGTGAGCGTGGCGGCCATCGCGAGCGGTGGCGGCGGTGCGATCGCCCCGCTGGCCGGCGGCATCGTGCTGGACCTCGCGGGCCGGTTCGCCGGCCTGCTCGGCTGCGCGGCCGTGATGGCGGTCATCGCCCTGCTGACATCGCTGAGCCCGGCGCTGCGCGACATGCCACACCCCGGCGCGGCCGTCACCGCACGGCCCGACGCCGACGCCGGCAACCCCTGCGCCGGCGAGGACCTCGACGCTGATGTCGCGGCCACTCCTCCCCCCGTCCGCTGA
- a CDS encoding alpha/beta fold hydrolase, producing the protein MPSSSPSTYVTRHTRPEHPARRLVCFPHAGGAASFFRPWARYVDPSVELLAVQYPGRENRFREALIPTMNPLASAIADELLTLPPLPTVFFGHSMGAAVAYETLLRLQQAGAAAHIARLCVSGRSPDGAAGPAVQTDEELVEAVRCLGGTHAAVFDDPDLRALLMPAIRNDYHLIDSYRRRTDAPLLHADVHALTGDRDPRVTPEEAAGWSSVTSGSFAVTVLEGDHFYLVPAAERVTRLTMEPVEPLPV; encoded by the coding sequence ATGCCCTCGTCCTCCCCCTCGACCTATGTGACCCGCCACACCCGGCCAGAGCACCCGGCGCGCCGCCTGGTCTGCTTTCCGCATGCGGGCGGCGCGGCGAGCTTCTTCCGCCCATGGGCGCGGTACGTGGACCCCTCGGTGGAGTTGCTGGCCGTCCAGTACCCCGGCCGCGAGAACCGCTTCCGGGAAGCCCTGATCCCGACGATGAACCCGCTTGCGTCGGCAATCGCGGACGAGTTGCTGACCCTGCCGCCGCTGCCCACGGTGTTCTTCGGTCACAGCATGGGCGCGGCCGTCGCGTACGAGACGCTCCTGCGTCTCCAGCAGGCGGGCGCCGCCGCCCACATCGCCCGCCTGTGCGTTTCCGGCCGGTCTCCCGATGGTGCCGCGGGCCCGGCCGTACAGACGGACGAGGAACTGGTCGAGGCCGTCCGGTGCCTGGGCGGTACCCACGCGGCCGTCTTCGACGACCCGGACCTGCGGGCGCTGCTCATGCCCGCGATCCGGAACGACTACCACCTGATCGACAGCTACCGCCGCCGGACCGACGCACCCCTGCTGCACGCCGACGTCCACGCCCTTACAGGCGACCGGGACCCGCGGGTCACACCGGAGGAGGCGGCCGGGTGGAGCTCTGTGACGTCGGGTTCCTTCGCTGTCACGGTGCTGGAGGGCGATCACTTCTATCTGGTGCCGGCCGCCGAACGGGTCACCCGTCTCACCATGGAACCGGTAGAGCCTCTTCCGGTTTAG